A stretch of DNA from Zootoca vivipara chromosome 16, rZooViv1.1, whole genome shotgun sequence:
GGGCAAAAGGGAGGACTTGGATAAGGGATGTGTGCACACAAACAGACCTCCTAATCTAAGgatagagaggaagaaagaggccTCTCTGTGTGCATGCCCTTTGCCTGCTGTGGGCTGGATACACATGGAAACAAGTCCCAATGATCTCAATGTGATTTTCTTCCAACCAGATGTGTGTAGGATTGTgcattaaagcattttttaaaaacccactaagCAGAAGCTTCCAGCATTTAAATAATGTCCCATGCTCCCTAGCACCTGTCATCTAGTTTGTTAAAACATCTCCTCTAGATTCTAAGACCTTTTAGGAATTCCTCTAATGAATTTAAGAACTGTTGGATCAGGCGCCTCCTgcaaggtgggatcctgctgatcAAGCCTTTTCCGTCGTCATCTTTTAAGGTGCCCAAATCAGCTTCCTGTCACTACAGGGCAGATCTAGGTATCTGAACCATTTATGTAGACTTCAATGGCTAGTGGTCTGTTGATCCGTTTTAACGCTGACTCTTGGTTTGGTTTTGCCTTTCTGTGCATAATTTTCGCTGTTAAAATATCTCCAGTGGGAGATCAAACCTTGCTTTGGAAATCTAACAGGACTGAAGAATGGGTTGCGAACAACCATTTCAAAAAGTGGCATGTTGATTTCTGCGCAAACATAAGGGACAGAACTGTGAAGAATCACTGTTTTGCCATTAAAGGCCTGCAAAAGAAGAACATGGGACAGAATATTTATGTCCGAGGTTAAGTTATTATAAGAATCTTCGGAAAAGTTGTAAAATTCAACAAAAACTctattggctctctaaacacccATGGCTCATTGCCAAAATTCAAATGAATGAAATCTACTacatatcaacctaagcaagttgtgcttcctttttctggttatttggctgcAACTTTTggtagaatacagataattgaacaaactttgtttcattacattcttcattaaattatctttccactgatatataattttatggcaaTACTCCAAAATAAGTGGTGTTAtgatgagccatcaaaccttggaaagacactttttccaaaaggtttccacaatttttggccactagtgtacatcttttttaaaaataaaataaaaccaaactttattaattttccaaaaaaattaaagaaataataacatataaatataaaaacaaataataacatataaaCAAATAATCAGACAGAATATAAATCCTATAGTCCGTGTCTTTTACGCCCTCccccctttaataataataataatttattatttataccccgcccatctggccaggttcccccagccactctgggcggcttccaacaaaatattaaaatacagaaatccatcaaacattaaaagcttccctaaacagggctgccttgagatgccttctaaaggtctggtaattgttgttctctttgacctctggtgggagggcgttccacagggcgggtgccactaccgagaaggcgctctgcctggttccctgtaacttggcttctcgtagcgagggaaccgccagaaggccctcggcacctTTACTAGTGTACATCTGAGGGGGCAAAAGGGCACAGAAACCATGAGCTAGGCAGACCAATGAACTGATTCACCAGGGCTGCTTCCTACCACGCTACACTAACCTGGCTCACAGGAGCCTAGCTCGGTGGTAGGAGAATCCCAGCCATGATGTCTCGCAATCCCCCAATACTCACTTGACCCCAAATTTCAGGGCCTGCAGGGCCAAGCTCTCGCAGAAACCTTCCACAGCAAATTTGGAGGCAGAGTAGATGTCGTTGAAGAGGAGACCTAAAGGGAATGGAGTGTTGGCGTGAGAAGTGTAAAATAACTGTGGAGAAAGATGGTTCCTCTTCACGTCCTCTCGCTCCAGAGCTGGGATGGGGGAACTgtgggccttccaggtgttgctgagctgcagctcccatcaccgcTGACCATTGggctatgctgcctggggctgaggcAACTTCTGGACGGTTGCAGGTTCCCACAACAAACAGGAACCATTTGCCAGTCAGAGGAGCAGAGCTGCCAACATTTTTACTGCCccagctcctgtgcttttaacaatAGGAGCAAGCAGGGAAAGGTTTTTTCCAGCATGGAAATTGTGATGGGAAACCAACATTTActtgtgttttttatttacttattccaggttgcttttaaaagcacaGGGTCGGGGTTGGTGAAAtaggtggcaaccctagtcagAATCATAGGCATAGCCAGAGGGGCTGGTGCCCcgccatcaagtaaataaataaaaatacgtaCCGTAACTAACTGACCAACTGTGTCACTGATAACTCggttctgccctccccccaaaaaataaatcctggctatgcccatggtcaAGAATGTGGGAGTTTTCCCATCACATCCATtccagggaaaggggaggggggagaataatCCTGCTAGCATAAAAGTACCACCTCATTCATTAGGCCGATTAAGTAAAACAGCAGGAATGGGCCATTTATTTTATGAGCAGCGATTAAAAAGAAATTAGCTTGTTCAGGCaataggaaacaacaacaaagcaggcaTCGCTTGGCAAGGTATAATACCACAATACCACCTGAGAGAACAACATGGAAAAGAAGGAGGGGCTTTTAGGGTTCAAAAAAAGTCTTTTGGGAAAAGAGTTAAAGGCTCCTATGCACATATTAGAGATATTTTTTTATGTGATTTTACAATAAGATGCATCCTATTCAGGAGTAGTCATCAGCAGAAGGGGGTTCACTGCATGACAGAACTGTTAGATAAATCTGTTATGTATTGGAGTTTCCCCTCAGGTCTTCGTCAGTTGTTTTAGgcgggaactttaggagggaattttGAGTTAGGTTTGTTAcattgcagggccgtctcaagcaggtcgggcgccctggcgctgtggcgcagagatcgctccgccgcccccgTCACCGCAACTACCCCTAGAGTAGTTGTTTGAGCCAGCAGGCTATAAAAGCAGGCTTGCTGAGCAGTTGAACCAGTTCTGTTTCAgcctccaaataaagagctgcttggagaaatCACAGTGTCGGCTACTCTGTTCGCCCACTATTCAACAAAATCTATGAAGGATGTGCTAAATTTCTTTCTTGGTACTTCCTTGGGCTCAGAAAAGACCCCCCTCCACCATCTATGCAATCTTAGGCCCGCTCCTTCTTTGTGGTCCCTTTTTCCTGCTGTGCACGGattttatttgcagaatttgCCTTCACCTCTTTGCCCCTAGCAGGCCCATCCAACTCCCAGTAttaataaactggcagtgatctacccattgtcattgagGACTGACCAGAATTGtcgaactttttttggggggggggatgagcagagttgttgagcttttttaaagggggaataaCATAAATTGCTCAACTGAAACTCCGGCGCTAAAACCAATTGTATTCCCAATGGCCAACAGAAAAACCCCAAACACCACCCACTGGACACAACGGAGGAACAGAGAAGGGGTGGGTTGGGGGCGGAGACATTCATTCCCCAGTTCTTTTAAGGCCGCGATCCATAAGGATCCCACGATCGACCATGATCACCCGGGGATCTACCTGTCGATTGCGGTCGACTGGTTTGACATGTCTGCCCTATAGCAacaaaggaccatagctcagtgggcagagcatctgatttgcatgcagacgacgccaggttcaacccctagcatctgcaggtagggcggAGAAAGGTCCTGATCTGGAGAGATGCTGACAGCCAGTGCAGGCAAAACTGAGCTAGGTGCTTCCTGCGCCAGGCCCCTTCGTGCCATGCTCCAGGTCCATACTGTGTCATACGATTGGCATGGGGGCAAGAAACTGGCCTCAGTTTATAGGAGGACGAGGGAGTTAGCTCTGATGGACTTATTGTGTTCTGCCTGTGGCATTCACTGTGGTCCCAACAGGAGAGGAATGTGTGGAGCATGGAGGTTGCTTTGGCAGAGCAATACAAGACAACCACCTCACCTAAAGATGACTGTTAGGCAGATGTTAGTATTCTCCtaaagtgaaagagagagaaaggtgtgGTTTCAAGAACAGAAGGGTGGCAGGCCGGGCATTATGGGGAATACCATTCAAAGGCTGTAGGAGGTTATTTAAAGATGGCTTGAGGTAgggagtgaatgaatgaatttattacggtcacagaccagaaaTACGGACATATGCAGCAATAGAGAACATGTAtacattatggtgctggaggagactcttgagagtcccatggactgcaagaagatcaaacctatccattctgaaggaaatcagccctgagtgctcactggaaggacagatcgtgaagctgaggctccaatactttggccacctcatgagaagaaaagactccctggaaaagaccctgatgttgggaaagatggagggcactaggagaaggggacaacagaggacgagatggttggacagtgttctcgaagctacgaacatgagtttgaccaaactgcgggaggcagtgcaagacaggagtgcttggcgtgctatggtccatggggtcacgaagagtcggacacgactaaacgactaaacaacaacatacatacatgcattcTTGTTCTTGATCTTGTTtttaattcttattcttattctgctTCTACTtcacgcatctggctgggtttccccagccactctgggtggcttacaggaTATATCAgtacatactaaaacatcaaacattaaaacttccctaaacagggatgccttcagatgtcttctaaaagataagatagttgtttatttccttgacctctgaagagagggtgttccacagggcgggcgccactaccaagaacgccctctgcctggtttcctgtaacctcacttctcacagtgagggaaccagcagaaggcccttgggggaggacctcagtgtttgggcttaACAGGCACTATAAGCTAGTGCATGGTAAATAaaacagatataaaacaattaaaatgtgtAGGTTTAGACCTTAACTGCtaatttaaaatatgcatattaagATATTGGCCATTAGATTCATTCAGAGCTCATCTCCTTAGTTTTATAGCAGCAGCACAGAATGCGGCCATCTCTGGTTCCATGACCTCTattacagcgtttctcaaccgctgttctgcggcacactagtgtgccgcgagacgctggctggtgtgccgcgacgtgcggcgacgagaagggcgatttgcattgtcacgtgcctggcggccgccaatatacagcactaacccgccggaaaggaagccggccgggtcacgacgcagagcaagcgcagctctcaacagccaccaccacgggagggtggttttagacaaacttaaagaagctggctggatgagctcaacctgaaacttgctgagcaaaggattgtgctggcagagaaatcagtggcttgtgaagccttattacaagagattgcaaccaacacagcaattggcaagtgtttcttacagtcataattatatagtcaatatagggcggcacagagttaatttttttaacttttttaatggtggtgtgccttgtgatttttttcatggaacaagtgtgccttggcccaaaaaaggttgagaaacactgctctattagATATTTTAAGTAGTGGTCACCTGATCTGCTTGGGGTTCATTGCATAATTGGAATGATAAATATCGAAGTAGGGAGAGATCAGAGGAAAGGCCACGGAACAGTTGTCAGACCACGTGCTTTgtctgcagaaggttccaggtatATTCATCCTGGCAACATCAGCTAAAAAAATCAAGTGGACTGGGAAAGACTGAACAGCTCACCTTACCATCCCCATGTTAGTCAAATAGCAGCCCACCTTCTGGCTGAGCCTCACCTTGCAAGCCCAGGACGCTGCTCATCACGACGACATGTCCCTGTCGTCGGCGCTTCATGCCAGGGAAGACTTCTTGGATCAGGCGCACCAAGCCAAAGAAATTGGTATCAAAAAGCTGCTGCATTGAGGTCAAACTCTGGCTTTCGACCGGTCCAATCATGCCTAAACCGGCGTTGTTCACTGCAAGGAGAAGCAGTCAGTTAGCAACACAGAACAGTGGTGCTTTTCAGatgtataatataataataataataataataataataataataataataataataatatatttataccccacccatctggctgggtttccccagccactctgggtggctcccaacagatgaAAAACAtgaccaaacattaaaaaccctcCCTAgatcaagaagatttatggggaggccggactgattaaaactcacacaggagaaagaatatatgtgaaatctcgtttgatacttatctcagcagctggggaaaaatcggatgaaagaagaaaacatctttgtgattgtaggggaaagatcgggattattatagactttgagtgacgatttggactttagaaaaagacggcagtggacagttgcgaggaatccccaattttttgaagcatgggaaccccgaaaattttagatgatttggcataacattcggtttgattgatatgtatttgtataattcgaaataatggatgtgatataattgttttttaattggaaaattaataaaaatagattatatattttaaaaaaaaaacattaaaaaccctccctaaacagggctgccttcagatgtcttctaaaagtcagatagttgttcatttccttgacatctgatgggagggtattccatagggttccctgtaacctcacttctcgcaggccctcggagctggacctcaatgtccgggctgaacgatgggggtggagacgctccttcaggtatactgggccaaggatATCCTTGCTGGAGGTGTCTTCCATCACCGGAGATAATGAAAGGATGGCATTCATTCTGCCATTTACCTTCCACCAGCCTCTAGATGCTGTGCGGCTGGATACCTGATTTAGCAACCAGTTGCTCCTTGAAGGGCTAATGTTCCACAGTTTGAGCCACAAGGCTCCTGCTGAAACACACCACTTCCAGCTGAGAATCAATTCCCGTGACCGCCTCGGCCTGCGGCAATGTTGCGCTCACAGGTTTATGCTCACGGGCTTGCCTGCTTCACCGTGAGCACAGATTACATCTTGCCCCATCCTCATTCAACCTGCTTGCGAAGGCCTTCACAATGGGGTGGAGCCCCACAATCTGTACGTTTAATGAAGCGCTCATGGAAGTGTATTTTGTGCAAGGAAAAAAAGGCACCCTGGATTGCTTCAGCTCCAGACTGTGCCTGCCAAATGAGTCATGAGAATTGGAGTAATCTGTACTCCACACAGTGGTTTAATGAAGTGGCTTAATCCACAGTGGACAATATGAGATACTTGTTGGGTCCAAGTCCAATCCAGAGTGAGGATGACAATTTAGCCACAGCTGACTGGGCCCAGCTTTACACAGGCCCATCTGTGCCCAAACAAAATCATGATTGTATAGTGTATGGGggaaggcttacagagaacagcctcccctcatcaggagcagccagTCTCCGAGCAGCcacgagagcgaagggtctgatgggcagagccaggaaacagaaagggagtgccagctctctggcaacatccaagagcccctgctccataggcagggagaaagaggggacagGAGTCTGTCAGTCCGTAGGCCgttccccccgacaccggaattgaggaggcggagaaaagggaaacgcttcacagttccgaggcttttatgttgggcTAAAACGCGAAGAgcgccagtgcaggaatctgattcgcagtgagaagacatgaaactagCAGCTCGTTACAcggtaaataatgtgcactaataaaagcttctgaaagacaagcatgtggaaggtcgttactcaggagtagccacaacaaccctgacataTCGCCTAGCAGGTCTTGTGAGAAAAGACACTGACCACTTTGCAGCAGGAGGCAGCTCCCTGTAGTCTGTTACACAGGCATTTATAACACCACACTGACCATTAAGAGAAAACACAAAGtgtaaaatacaaaaccaaagctTCAAGAAAACCAAATTATAAAAAATGACAAGGTAAGGTCAAACGATCATAGCAGATCCAAGAGACAACAACATTCAGGCAGGCAGCCATCAGCTCAGAAATAAATTTACTGAGAAGATACTTAAAAGAGTTTCTACCTATCAACCAGGAATCAATCTCATAAAGAAAATGCATAGTGATTCTCTGATaacatgatttaaaaaaagaacacacaggGTATCTTTCCCACCTCAGAGGAATTATATCTAGCTATGAAACAAACTTTTAAGAGATACACCATCGAAGATCTTTGAAAGCCAAATGTTAAAATGGCCCAATACTGTATTTAGGTCTTTATGAAGCATTCAAATAAAGGCATATAATTGTTAAAAGCAGACCAAGTCAGGCTTAAACAGCATGGCTTACGTGGTCCGCTAGCTAATGCTAGCTAATGCATGTAGCTGCCGCACTCTCATATCCTTTATTCTCTGTTTACCCAAAGATTTGGCTTGCACTACTTCCAGTGTCAGCAGATAAGAGGAGAAAAGCCAACAACATATTTTCTCCCCATTAAGCTTACTTTTCCACAAAGGCCAAGAGGGTTAACCAGCACCTGATGTGCCAAAGACCTGAAGGAGGCAAAGGAGCAAATTTGGAGCGAGTAAATAACAAAACATAGCCATGTTGTGCTACTTAATGAGCTAAGACCAGCTTCTAAATTAAGGATATCAATGGCAACACATTtaggtaggtaaaaggtaaaggtaaaggacccctgggtagttaagtccagtctggttgcggcgctcatcttgttttcaggccaagggagccagcctttttccacaggcagctttccgggttatgtggccagcatgactaaactgcttctggcgcaacagaacaccgtgatggaaggcagagcgcacagaaactccCGTTgaccttcccatcacagcagtacctatttatctacttgcactggcatgctttcgaactgctaggttggcaggagctgggacagagcaacgggagctcaccccatcacagggattcgaatcgctgaccttccgatcagcaagtccaatacgctctgtggtttagaccgcaccACCGCCCGCATTTAGGTGTGCCTCTGAGGGTTGAattcctgcttttaaaaagtcctcaaaaCCAATACTGAggatgcagggggaggaagaTTTTCCTACCAAGCACATCCACCCTGCGCTGGGGGATGGTGTCCACACAGCGTCGGATCGATTCCTCACTGGTCACATCCATCTCCTTGATTTccagagtcttctccagcacaggCCCTGCATGCTTCTCCAGTTCTTGACTCTTCTCCAAATTCCTCATGGTGGCAATAACTAGGGAGCGAGGGGCGAGAGTCAGCAGTTACTTAACACCAATGGGATACTGAGGGTGAGGGGTGGGTTCTTTCAGGAATACTCAAGGCTGTGGGGTTGGGCAGGGGGTATGCACCAACTAGAGTTAGTACTCCAAGATCCTCTTCTGCTGGAAAAAGCATCTAACAATACTCAAAAGGGTTCAGGATACCAAACATTAACTTTAGCAATCAAGGCCATGTTCAAGGCTGCAGGTGCGAGGCTGAATGTTTAATGTCTCCACAAAAGTGGAGGGGGCGGGAGCCAGAGACCTGCACACATGAGTTTTCCTCACTGCTTATAGGAAAACTAACTTGTCAGGAAGAAAACAAGCCCAGGACTCGGCAGGGAAATGGCTTTTTAacccagccttgcaaataagttgACAAAAATTGAAAACCCAGGGCATTTTCCAGCCAGAACGTGCCAGTACTCAGTCCTGggctctcaggtaggtgccattgccatcataagagaacaagggaggcgttcatgttgagttccggcacctctttttctagaaaaatagctctcTGCCAGTCCATATATTATATTTTACCAGACCATATACATGCATGTATTGATTTTAATCACTTGCGGCCCACCAAAAACAAGAAACCACATCTTGTAAAGCTTGGGCATTTAGCCGGCAGTCCCCAGCTCTGTTTAGTAGAGGCTGGGCTCTTCAAAGAGGTAAGAGTTACTAAGAGGCTTTGAAGCAAACAACTGAGGTGTGTAACAAGGGAAAGTCTTTACCAAAGGCACTGTTGTTTGCAGTTCGGTGGGGAGGGCTAGAGACCTCTTTGTCTGGGCCTTGGGGCATATTTGGGACTGAATTGTGTTGCTGGCCCACTACCAGATCAAGAAGCAGCCCCTCCCCCATTAAAAAACATAGGTTGCCTGTCAAATGGGCCCATGTGGGTTCAGGCAATCTCGTGGGCAAACTGGTCCCTATTTGGTAAGGGCTTTatataaaaaggtttttttttaaaaaaaaaaaaggtaaaggacccctggatggttaagtccagtcaaaggcagctatggggttgtggcgctcatctcactttcaggccgagggagctggcatttgtccacggacagctttccggttcatgtggccagcatgactaaacctcttctggcgcaacgggacaccgtgacagaaaccggagcacacggaaactcccgtttaccttcccgccatagcggtacctatttatctacttgcactggcgtgctttcgaactgctaggttggcaggagctaggacagagcaatgggagctcaccccatcgcaaagattcgaactgctgaccttccgatcagcaagtccaagaggctcagtggtttagaccacagcgccacccgctttatATACTCTTACAccagtgccaaagttttgcatgTTTAAACTGCAGTTGCCTCTGAGACATCCGCACCTCATTGTAGAACCTGAAAAGCACCTCTGGGTGCAAAGCCTGGCAGGGACTGAATGCAGCCATAGACTCAGGAATGGAGAATGGGATCCATTGCTCTGATTCTTCCAAGGAGCTGCActgttccctccctgctccctgtcaactGGTCCCTGAATCTAGGCAGCTCCTCACCTCGGAATCGCTTCAACTCGTCTCTGGCCAGACGCACCGCCAGGGCGAGCCCAATGCCGGAAGAGCAGCCTGTCACGAGTACATTTCGAACAGCCATCTTACTGCCTgcggaagggagaggagaaaatcAGAGGAAATCCTGAGGAAGTGTGGGGACAACCATGGTATACGGTTCAAAGGATGCTAGGATCGGATCTCTTTACTCTGACCGTTTCTGGAAGCTCAGTGGTGGAGAGAGATCAAGCTGCCCCAATTCAAATGCCGCCTCTGCCAGGAATGTTTTAAGTGCtctgaacatttaaaaaacaagtcCGTGCTAAGCCACAGTCCTACCCACAACACCAAATATTGGACCACGGGATAGAAAGGAAATCACAACACTTGTGACTACGTGAAAAGAGGACAGAGTACCGGTAACTTTTATGTTTCTGGTGTCAATGACTGGTTCAAGGTCATCCCCCCTAAAACAGGGGCAGAGCTAACATGGTGCTCTTCAGCTGTTGCTGGATTATATACTACCCAGGATTTGACAGGGAGATATTTGAATAAAAGAGGCAGCATTTTCTCCCC
This window harbors:
- the LOC118097899 gene encoding retinol dehydrogenase 8, whose amino-acid sequence is MAVRNVLVTGCSSGIGLALAVRLARDELKRFRVIATMRNLEKSQELEKHAGPVLEKTLEIKEMDVTSEESIRRCVDTIPQRRVDVLVNNAGLGMIGPVESQSLTSMQQLFDTNFFGLVRLIQEVFPGMKRRRQGHVVVMSSVLGLQGLLFNDIYSASKFAVEGFCESLALQALKFGVNISLIEPGPVITEFERKLYEEAANMDLSMVDKETLDIFQGFYMSYSKEVFTALGQSPEEVAEHAMKVITSEKPPFRYQTNSLYTPITTLKHADPSGNLPLNAFHQMIFQHDRLFKASLSLLKMLQWRKRRDMEPSRSP